Genomic window (Aethina tumida isolate Nest 87 chromosome 4, icAetTumi1.1, whole genome shotgun sequence):
GAGATTGTTACCGACGAAAACATCAAAAAAGTCCACAAAATACTTTCGGATAACCGTAAAGTGAAGTTGATTGAGATAGCTGAGTCCCTAAAGATATCAAGGAACATGTTGGACTTATCGTGAATGAATATTTGGGTATGAGGAAGCTCTGTTCAACGAATAGATGATTCTGTGCAGTGTTTGGAGCTGTTCAATCATAATAAACCCGAATTTTAGCGTCGATATGTGACAATGGATGAAACATGGCTCCACCATTTCACACCGGAGACCAACCGACAGTCAGCCGAGTGGACTGAAGTCTATAAAAATGGTATCGAAAAATTGTATGACCGCTATAATCGttgtatattgaataataaaatcaaattctataaaaaaagattttttctatGCTAACCTACGAACTTCTCAGCACaagataaacaataaataattacatatttgtaaatttacaacTATATTTAAGCAACATAGTATACAGTCAGATTCTGTTTAGTAAGCACTATTTAAATagctgaataaaattttgtttattataatacaataattaattaaaaaatctaataaataattacaaatttgtaaattttctaccatatttaataaataaatggataacaattagtaataaattatttacacgtatcaaaaatgaataaataaatcatatgtaaagcattattattattattttattataatcgcataaatttacaaaaaaatattggtgTCCCTACCCACATACTTGAGGAAATCACATTTcacaactaaaaaatctaaaactcTTCCGCCAGAACTAATgtatattagtataaataGTGGAGATGGTGTAGACGACAGAGAAATATTCAGACAGTGAAAAACAATGAcgaagattttaaatatagacgCACAGGAAATGAATTTTCATTCATAACTCAGACTTACTTCGGATTTGCTATTGATCTTAATGGGTAGTTGGAGACGATCATAATTTCAGAACATGAAGCCATGTGCACATTACTGTAACACAAATACACATAATACCTTcagtaaaattgaaatagcttttctatatttatgtatagaaattaaaattttaacctgTTTATTAGGAAACATATatgtattgtttttgttgtacttattcattatttatttttattttatgactttTATTTCGAAGCAATAACTAAGAGAGGTAGGTTTATTGTATATGGAACCTTAGTTTTGATGAcaatttcactttttaatttccttacttaactgatatatatttaaattatattattgtaaactgcgaaacaaatattttaatatcaatattcaCATATAATGATAAATACACAGAAATGAATAGAAATAGAGCCCAGTCTTGATCATTAATGTTCATCTTCAAGACTGGGCATTTAAGTTTTTGTTGTATATCTTATTCGACAGCACTTTTTAAGTTACTGTTTAGGAATATTTCGatcctaaaattattattccacTAAATAAAGTCATTTCAGTTTCTTTATGTAAGAGCAACATTTTTCTTGAgtgtttattaaatctatGATGTTCTTTTTCATCATccttatttcagtttttcaaaAGTATTAGATTCAATAAACTGTCCTGTTATCtgcccaaaaaattaatatatccaCTATATGAaagtatttcaatttcttcATTTAGGAGCAATACTGACTATAATGCCTAACCTCTAATTTAAAGGTTAAGGCTTTCCTGACCATTGTTTCCATATCTATATTTGTTCGGGTTTATAGGTctacgtttgttggaattattacCTTAGCTTATGATTTTcatctaacagtgcatgttcatctacagcagacttgtctgattgtcctagtttgcagtttcgtttgtgttccttaattcaatattattgaaagTTTATTAGATCTACCATATTATTATTCGACATCTTTCCTTAGTTCTTTAACACTTGTCCCTAATATATCAGACtctagtttttatatattttatatataaataaaatccaaggaatcagTCTTCTTGCCTTAGAACATTTATTAGATTCagcatattttttcaacatatttgCTTAgttgtattgttaaataattaatatatttgaatgtgcAAATTTTTGTCCAACCAGATCAGATTTCACATAAATTTGGTTATCTGTACTAACACATAACCAAACTTATATGAAATGTGTGGTGTGTGTAATAATTTGGTTTCCATTAGTCACTAACCAGAGACAGGTATGTGGATTTAGTGCTACAACCTGTAGTAAGCCTTTGGAAAAATGCTTTCTGGGATTTTCTCCTATCTATACCGGGAAATGTACACCAAGAATTGCTGCTAGGAGTGATACCACTGATTATTAGATATATGTATCTATATAtggacaaaatttgtttaaatgcttttataaaatatatgattttaaatttagtactaTTCTTCTGGCCatcattgtatattattattatatattatatgaaaaccaaaaaacaaaaatttaatttgatacaaCTGCgttaaataatactataaGTTACATACAGAACACACGTGTAAGTCATCTGTAATGTtgccaattaaataaaaacaaaattattttaaccacttaattaaaaattttgattgatttcgATTTCAAATAGTTTCTTTCAGCCAgtgctaaatattaataaaaaccaagACGTTTCATTGagtgtttatttacttttaaattggagTACAATATCAAGTCGAAATGTTTAATatccaataaatattgatagtcTGGAACCGTTCCAAcataaatatgcaaatatgatggttataaaaataaaccgtaCAActctgtaaattaatataatttgtcatTTAGGACGGCTACAAATTAACTATTGtcatatataattatgttatgatAGACGGCATTTGAAACACTGCTTTCTTATATTATACttagtgtattttatttaattatgataataaaaacgggatgtaatataaattaactaaatataaagaaacaaCGTTTATGAATTTCACATGTTGGTCTTATAACTAGTTGTAAACTAGTAAGTaaactttctaaaaaaactaaagcgcaaaatattgaaaaatgccAGAAATTGCAATTTGGGCAACGAATGTGAaccttatttatattaatagtataGCTGCACTTGACaactcattttaaaattggttattGCGCtgtggaaatttaaaaaaaaactatttgtcCAACTAGATCTTACACCATGGAAGAAACGCaataaactcaaaaaaaaaacatttcgcatttataaaaataaaggataGCATGTGTTTACGGGTTTCCTCGGGTTTGCACGATATTTTCGTATATCTTGGTAAATTTAGACGGACATAAAATCATAGTCATATGATTTGTTACTCATAAAGTAACTATTTTCTCACCTATGCGTTGGCTTTCTGGACATCAATAAAACGTTAATTAGCCGTAAATGTCTTGATCTTATTTTAAACGTATAATTTGAGAATCTGCGACAGTTTGAGCAAAAACCtagtcattttttttaaatgtgtactTAGAGCCAAAATCTAATAAGTAATACAAATATCGACACGTGTAATCACAACCTTGTACCTAATATCAGGAACATATTTTGACGTCAAATACGTTCTTAAAAGCACGTTTCCTTAACATTGTTATCTAAAATTAGACGTGAAAACAGTCGgaagaatatttttggaatatatTGACCtagtaaatattcaaaacaaaaaacgtCACCtcgtcaaaatttaaaattaaaggacTGATCAATCAATGATTGGTGATTTGATGATACAGTCTAAATATTAGGATCTTCTCAACTTGAATTTTTCAACACTGTGTCTATTAGACCTGACAAATTGCCAACCCATATACTTTTTCTATTTGAACACGAAAATAACATCACGTTGTTATTATGCAAATCATGTAAAGCTTGTGAAAACATTGCATTTTTACGGCTGCGAGCAAAGTCAAGTGcacaaactatttttaaaaaagcttaaaataaaaatacaacaattgcGTAACGGAacactataataaaaatatctacaaaaactattgaatcattattttaattttaattacataaaagtgGTGGAGACATTATAGTACCAAATTTGTTGAACTATAATTGAGTATTATCCTCCCTggatattaatgattattgataaattttttgacaaaataaatttaatttcatttaatcagTTACAGATACAAACTGAACTATAAAATATGCctgatttacaatttaaaaatttaatatatctttttgtaaatataataataaaaacatgatatatttgtattatgtCAGCACCAAAGAACATgccaactatttttatatcctCATTTTAAATGTCATGTATTTTTTCTCATGCATTTGAAGGTAAAGCCTCTAATTAATCAACATTATTCTTCTTAATTTAGCTTGAAGATCAATGtaacgatttatttaaaaataaaatagtttcaaaggaaaaaaaaacgtttaattAGCACGAAAATACTGAAATGTTACATGGTTGAATCAACTCAAGGTTTCTATAACATTCCtatgttgattttaatttaaaattaataattttcctcTTTTACcatagacattttttgtatataaatagtgatagtaattaataatcttaataataattttgtgaccactgtgtgattttaatttatgattcgtaatttgtaaaatatggaTTCCCGGACACTTTTCACTTCGCCAGTTGTTTCGTATCGCGACAACTAATTGGACATCAAGGAACCgcgaaaatttatttgtgttttttcaGATGTAGCATTCTTGACCCATTTCaccaacttaattttagagtaTTCACAAAATATGTCCTTTTTAAAACCACTTACAAATGGCGAAGACTTATGTAGAATATTCACATGTGTTTAAGgtaattttacacattttgtgGAATTCTATTTTAAGAAGCATCATCACTCACAACATTCATTCAGATTTCGATATCGTATATGGAGATTTGGTAAAACTTTTCATTAGAATTAACAGCAgtgtactaataatttttattgttattttgacAACCATAATACAATAAGTAAAGACAGTTTTCAAAATGTAATTACAAAGATTTAACAGTTCATcatagtataataatttataataattttccttttagttaaaaatgtctgcattgaaataaaatagaactaaatattttggttGAATACACCACTACTATGTTCCTTAAATGTCCAATAAAAACTTGCAAGTAAATATCTTGAGTTAATATTCTAACTCCACTATTCcacaaacattatttgttataactCTGCCTGGGATTGAGAAACATCCTGTTCTGTTCCAATACATTTCTACATCAGCAATATTGACTGAAGAGTTCCCTGGACATTATGGACGGGAGCTTGGAGTAACTGTCTAAGTTTTTAATACTGCGACATGTCCTAATGCTTCAGTTTGTTCCAGTTATGAATAACCTCCCTGAAGAAGAtaactatttgaaaaaatatgacCATGATCAACATCTTGAGTGGTTGAATGGAAATGATGTCTAAAATCACCGGCTCCGGGGAACCATTACCTATAAAAAATAGGCTTAATTACCTTGAACTTTTTATTTCCAGTGAAGCATTAAGAGCCATATTATGTACCTTCTGAAATGTttgaataagaaataaatgaaaaaatcatcCATTATCATTTAACGGTGAGCGTAGTTTTTCAATACCATTAGTCCtgcttggtctaaaatacatgaataaatgtcaaaataatttatttggtgcTTTTAGGACATAGCATCCTTGACCCAATtgaccaatttaattttagaatttacacaaaatatgtcctttataaaaatattaacaaatgccGAAGACACATGTAAATGTTCACATGTGTTTAaggcaattttatatttttcgtggaattttattttaaacacacaAACAGTTGTTCcggattttgataatttatcggTTTATTTTAGGAACACCctgtgtaaattaaatttaatacaactccacggaacttttggtaataaataacaacaataaactaataaattgtgtTCTTAATTTGAGAGATGTAacacaataagaaaatatttttattaagatgtATTTACAAGATTTGCACAGTTAATTGTAAgtttattatgatattataatttatgatcaTATTCctgttagttaaaaatatcaatattaaaaaatgtactatttgaacagtaaaaaatcttaattgaaattaaaacaaaacattaaacttAACTAAACTTTTAGACAGAAGACTTGACTGGAGAGTCTCCTGAACATCATCCACCGTGGCAAGGAGTAACTGTCTAAAATTCTCAACTGCGGCATGTTCTGATACTTCAGTTTACGCCAGGTATCAATAGTCTCCCCATAGAAGATGAAAAAATGTGTCCATGTGTAATAGCTTGTCTGATTCAATAGAACTAGTACCTAGAAGTACCGGCTCCGGGGAAACATTGAAGCTGTAACTAcacaaaataatcataatcgAGTGAGTAACATCTTCGCGCAATAAAATGTGTCTATAATAGGATGTCTCGTTAggcaaattgttaaaaattctcaAAAGCTGCGGGCGATGAAGATGATGAATTGAGGATTCAAACTGAAGTTATTCCTCATTTGAAAAGAGTTTAGGGTCGTTTTCTATGTAATCGCCGTATTTTTCACACAAGCGTTACCACATTCGTTCCAGCCATAAGAATACATTAGCAGGATCATCGAATTCGGATGTGAATATTACCATTCTTGCCATTAAAACGACAGCGTCTTCTTGATCGAATTCGGTACTTATCTGATAGATATTTGCATTGTAGTCACCTGTATTTTCTTTTCACCTTTGCCTTTTTGATGCTGTTATTACAAATTGGATACATCGCCTGCCACCTTCGGAACTTGAAATTGGATGCGGATCCACTATCTTACAGAACATAGCTAATGTCGAATGTGGAGATATTGTAGACATTTTACATTGGATTATATCACCTACTCTTAATACTTTATCCGAGACTGAAGGACGACTTACAATTTAAAGACACATGTGGAACGATAATGCCTTGAACTTTTAATTCCTTTGAACATTTTACTTTcagtaaaacattaaaaccgACGTTGACGTGATTAATGTGGTTTTTGACAAATATCCTCTTCAAAATTTGCACAGTTAATTGTAAgtttattatgatattataatttataatcatattcccgttagttaaaaatatcaatattaaaaaaatgtactatttgaacagtaaaaaatctttattgaaattaaaacaaaacattaaacttaactaaatttttagacAGACGACGCCActactatttttcttaaatgttCCATGAAAACTTGTAAAGAAACATCGTCAGTTAATACTGTAGCTCCAGCATTCCACGGACATGATGTGTTATAACTGTGACTGGGATTGACTTTAGACAATAGAAATCGTGCCTGAGAACCTCCCTGTTCTGTATCAATATATCTCGGCATCGGAAATCTTGACTGGAGAGTCTCCTGGACATCATCCACCGGGGCTTGGAGTAACTGTCTAAAATTCTCATACTGCGGCATATCCTGATACTGCAGTTTACGCCAGTTATCAATAGTCTCCCCGTGGAAGAtaactatttgaaaaaatgtgtcCATGAGCAGAATCTTGTCTGGTTGAATAGAACTGGTGTCTAGAAGCACGGGCTCCGGGGGACCACTGAAGCTGTAACTATACAAAATAGGCTGGATCATAATCAACGAGTTAGTAACATCTTCGCGCAATAAAATGTGTCTATAATAGGACGTCTCGTCAGGAGAATTGTTAAATACTCTCAAAAACTGCGAACGACGAAGATGATACATGAACTGAGGATACAAACTGAAATTCTCCCTCATTTGAAACGAGTTTGGGTCGTCTTTTATGTAGTCGCCGAATTTTTCACACAAGCGTATTAACATTCGATCCAGCCACAAGAGTACATTAGCAGGATCATCATATTCGGATGTGAATATTGCCATTCTTGCCATTAAAACGGCGGCGGCTTCTTGATCGAATCCGGTACTTATCTGATAGATATTAGCATTGTAATCAGTGAAATTTCTTGCCACAGTCGTCACTCGTATCTTCTTTTCACCATCGCCATTTTGATATTGTGTTACGAACTGGATACATCCTCTGCCACCTTCCGAACTCGGAATTGAATGCGGATCCACTATTTCAAAGAAGACAGCCATAGTCGAATTGGGGGATATTGCAGACATTTTCCATTGAATTGTATTACCTACTCCTACTACTTTATAAGATACTGAAGGACCGCTTACATTTAAAGACACGCATGGACCGATAATTCCTTGAACTTTTAATTCCCTTGAACATTTTACTTCCAGTGAAGCATTAAAACCCATATTGAGGTGATTATTGTGGTTTTTGACAAATACCCTTTGGAATGTTTGTTTGAATAAGGAAGAAGTGAAGGAATCATTCATTACCATGTGGCCACCAGTGTAGTTGCAACATTCTTTCATTTCCATAAGTCCTGTCTGATCTAAAGCACACGAATAAATGTCAATACAGTGACCGTTATGTGCAGCTTTTATTGCTAAATTTTCGTAATATTTCATTGCTTTTTTTACATACTTGGCATTATTTCTTTGTATATCATTATGTGAcctaattgtatatttatgttcGTCATTCACAACCTGACCTGGTCCGTGTGTGCATGGTCCTCCACAGAATAACATAACTCTAGCACCAGTATTAGAATAAGTGCATTCCAACAGGTTGATTGCAATAGATAGAGCAGTACCAGTAGACCTCAAAGGTCTACTCTCAGGTGAAACCGGCCATGGATCTTTTTGCAACTCATCAATTAAAGTGTTGAAACTCATATCACACATTGATATTGGTTGGAAAAATCTTTGTCTTGGTTCTTGACAATGCTGAGTTATGTTACCCATCCCCAACAATGAATGTATTTCCTTGGATGTCAAATCTTTTGTACCACGGAATACGTAAGATTTACTGCATCGTTCGTTGCCAAGTTCATGAATCTGCACCATCTTCCCGAAAGTAATCAAACCAATTAAAGCCTTAGGTGGTAGTAAAATAAGAAACATTTGCAGTAAGTCCTTTAGAACGGTAAACTCATCTTGTTCCAAACAAGCATCCACAACCAGTAAGAAAATTGGAGGCATAATTTGTGCTCTGGTAATTGTATACTCAATAGTGGAAAACCTGGGCATAATTTCggcaggttgatgttgttccGATATGGCTACATATTGTGGCGGAAAGGAATTTCTATGGAAACAAAAATTGCATACCCACATCTTCGACCTGTAATCCACTTGACACATGTGATTCAAAATGGCCCTGCAGCTTGTTCTTGTACACAAAACGGGATCGTAGTGAATGGATGGTAGATCACTTCGTTCTTTCAGAAGCTTGTACAAGCAACCTATGGGTACCACCAAATTAGACCCTCCATTACTGTTACTAGGCCAAACGTTCCAGGAAAATCTGATTCCGTCTTTATCTTCATTATGTTGAATAAACTCATCAAATAAAGTCATGGTCCACGGacacaatttttacaattggtgtgcaataataaacaaaattcatttGAAGTATCTGACATGAATTGTCACAATTGACGTTGCAACGACATCTTATatgcaatattattaatatattatttgtcttatttgtgtgatttttaatgaaattattgcattgtaatttaattagttaatgatAAATGTTACAGGTAAAgtaatttctatattaatttacaaattgtttatCTATTATGGTATcttttttcagaaaaagtatatttaaccGAAACagcacttttaatttataggtAAGTGGGCGATATTTTCTTAGATATAAACACTGTTAAtcctagaaaaatataaaaagaccCCTCCtcctttttgaaaaaatataatgaaaacaaaactTGGCATTTATTACAGGATTGACGTATTTTTTATGACGTTCAACCACTCGTTTTAGgctcatttaaaaatacaatgtttGCAACGTCATAACttttgcaaataaatttaggtctggcaaaataaaactacgcttttaatttttaaatagatttattttgaagCAGTTAGTTTTGCGGCACTAAAATAAACTCTTTATCCAGGTAAATTCGTGAGTAGTTTGTGTGACGATGATAATTACAGGCTATGATGTAATGATTGGAAAAACACCTAACCACCCACAACTTACTTAATCTATGACTATATTGATAACGATACGCAAAACCAGGAATGACgtagtattctttaaattaaatctaaatttgttaatttttaagatatatgGTATTTCTTGgaaaatataactattatttttccaattaatattGACCTTCATTGCAgttctataaaaatgtaatattgccttaattttatagcatttgtcattttatatttatacacggTTGTTCTAgtaaaaattacctaaatttggcattcaaaattatatgattGTATGTTAGTTTAGTCTacttattactatttatttttttcatatactgattattaaaattactattctGCTTATAATAATCGTAATCTTActcatttacatatttaaaatatgtgtaacattttatagaaatatttgaaacaaataaattttactcgaggaaatttggttttaaaatattgaaaaccttttgcataatttttcataaaacctAGCTTTATATAGTGTAGTGGTagacatttttttactttgaatTAAAGATTCTTCTTTTATATTCTTGACTCTCTAGTCATCAAACATGCTCTTGTGTAATGTCTCACCTGCatacaaaacaacaaaatttggtGTAACCTCCTTGTAGTCCGGTTAACATAGCTACAATTTTTAGATCCGTACAGATATTCCACGTATactgtgaatattttttctaataataatttcatatttcccaCACAATTTTCCTTCCATGACCACTTCTCTCGCTCGTGGAAGGATGTTTTCAAAGACGATCTAAgactaaatacaaaattaagaattatgaaccaccaataaaaacatataatttgagcgatcaaaaaaaaacataataaaagaaatatatacgTAATAGCGAAAAATGGGAAACAAATCTGGATTCAGCATGTTTAAATCCATATgtttatcatattattatttaaagaaggATTTTGTTGCAGGCCAGTGTAattcatcaaattaatttacaaactttATGCATGTATTACttcaatatgtaaataatactttatcgtgtagtagttaaaaaaatgtaaattattttgtaagctagtaaatttaaaaattatttttaataataataattttcaattgcgTTATTTTTAAGACCATTAAAGtacttataatttcaataattcattaatattgatgtctaaattattcagattctaataattttacactttATTGTTTAGCAAGatcagaaaaaaatgtaaattattattgaaatataataattttaaaaacctattattctatatatgaaagttacattattttataatgattaaagtaattcatattttagaaattaattactcTTGATATCTTAGCAGTTATTCAAAaacttataagtaaaacaattcTGCATATGAGTATCATAATGTATTGTTATTaccttactttttaaattctgataaataattttggagATTTTGaatcgttttaaataaatacattatattattaataataggtatataaaatgttataatacagaaaaaaatgtcatatattctttaaaatttattttattaatttatattatcaatatatattttgttacaggtttattaataatactcagtttttatagttacattgtaacattcaattaaaattagtggAACATTCTCCCAAGTAGtgatttgttgaaaatatagtaatatataaaatatatgtgtgcgtctttaattttagtttaataataaaaattatatatttcatgaaacaattatataaaaacaagaattttaaaatatgtacccATCAATCCTCTACAAATTCTGTCTAACATtttcaaagaatttattaactatacAAATAATCTCTTATTTCCAATATCATTGTGATCTTCGTGAAGATAACctttacaattatttcaatattcaataaatattcgataatattataacttaattaaaaattatttcaatcgaAATAGGTAAATAAACagctaaatattaattactctgGTTTCTCTCTCCTCCATAAATAATTGTCTACTCATTCCTATTTAACAAAAAGTGCTTGAagcagaaataatatttatttcgtgCAACAAAtccataaaaacaattattttaaaatatacagtggtggccacAGAAATagctcaaaatataaaatatattttgtaatatatttcataaaaacttatataaacGCATATGCTACTTTGGAATGATAAATGTTCAATAGAATATGATCAGCTGTTAAAAAATACGTTAATCTTCCTCCCAATAAAAGTGTAAATCTCAGATTCATTACTAAAACCTTGAGACACGGTCGTCGAAAAGTTTCTGTTTGGGGTATAAAACCATTACTAAAACTTATTAGTAAAAGAGGAGCGTAGAGACAtcaaaaaagatataataGAATCATTTGCCAATgataatttaccaaataatAATACGAAGCATACGTcgaaaattgttcaaagttaGTTGAAAGATAATCATGTTGATATTTCCGATTACCCTGAatctaaatacaattgaaagCTTGTGGAATcttgattaaaacaccaacAAACATCAAATTCTGTGATTTCCGTGACCAGCCACATTTCGCActgtatataaacaaatatttgtggatgatttactataaatttagatattaatttctacaaactattaattactttcaaagtgaattttgaagtttattgACTAAAGCTTCTAATTGTATTACAATGagtaacatataaataatcatattctttgaaatttacaattgaCATACCTTTATTGGATGCATTGAAATTTTTGGTGTATGATTTACTTTACTGCAATGGGTATTGTGGTTTAATCTCACCAATGTTTAAAcaaccaaaataattaaatatgcaacatttgtgttaatattttaataacaaatcactataaacaataataaaataatttttggaacGGGGCGTCATCCATGTAAAACTTTGCACACTA
Coding sequences:
- the LOC109594028 gene encoding protein transport protein Sec23A-like gives rise to the protein MTLFDEFIQHNEDKDGIRFSWNVWPSNSNGGSNLVVPIGCLYKLLKERSDLPSIHYDPVLCTRTSCRAILNHMCQVDYRSKMWVCNFCFHRNSFPPQYVAISEQHQPAEIMPRFSTIEYTITRAQIMPPIFLLVVDACLEQDEFTVLKDLLQMFLILLPPKALIGLITFGKMVQIHELGNERCSKSYVFRGTKDLTSKEIHSLLGMGNITQHCQEPRQRFFQPISMCDMSFNTLIDELQKDPWPVSPESRPLRSTGTALSIAINLLECTYSNTGARVMLFCGGPCTHGPGQVVNDEHKYTIRSHNDIQRNNAKYVKKAMKYYENLAIKAAHNGHCIDIYSCALDQTGLMEMKECCNYTGGHMVMNDSFTSSLFKQTFQRVFVKNHNNHLNMGFNASLEVKCSRELKVQGIIGPCVSLNVSGPSVSYKVVGVGNTIQWKMSAISPNSTMAVFFEIVDPHSIPSSEGGRGCIQFVTQYQNGDGEKKIRVTTVARNFTDYNANIYQISTGFDQEAAAVLMARMAIFTSEYDDPANVLLWLDRMLIRLCEKFGDYIKDDPNSFQMRENFSLYPQFMYHLRRSQFLRVFNNSPDETSYYRHILLREDVTNSLIMIQPILYSYSFSGPPEPVLLDTSSIQPDKILLMDTFFQIVIFHGETIDNWRKLQYQDMPQYENFRQLLQAPVDDVQETLQSRFPMPRYIDTEQGGSQARFLLSKVNPSHSYNTSCPWNAGATVLTDDVSLQVFMEHLRKIVVASSV